The genomic segment ATCCGGGAAGCGCGAAAAACACCTTCTCTTTTACCACGCCTGCCGCAGCCCTGCTTAATAGCGCCTTTGAACCTACATCTTCTGTATAGCTAAGGTAACGGAATAACTCGCCGAACCCATCAATCGTTTTTGTGAAATAGGTCGACACAGTTTCAATAGTAACATCACGAAAACCAATGCCAGTCCCGCCTGTAGAAATAATGCCATGAACGTTAGGATTCCGCAGCCATTCTTCGACAATCGATTCAATTTCCATCGCGTCATCCTGACAAAGCCATGTTTCAAATACATGATGACCCGCCGATTCAAGCTTTTGCCGAATTGTCCAGCCACTGCGATCATTCGAGACATTACGCGTGTCACTCGTCGTCAGTACGCAAAAAGTGAGTTTCTTCTCTTTGTCCGATTCATTCAAATGTGACAATCTGATTCCTCCCTTTCATCCAAAAAATTGATGGTACAATTTACGTCCTATCTTTATATCCTTTAATCCATGAATTAACAAACGACCATTGCCAAATAGAATACAGCGATAACTATCTGCATTAAATTCCACAAAAAATGGTGTCACTTTATAGGGTGACCCCAGCCTTTTAGCGACTGTTTCCCCATCCTCAATCGTCAATGTGCGGTTTGCATTCGGAATGATTTGCACTGTACCCCTACCGCATAACACTGCGTATCCTGTATCTTCTGCTCGATGCAACGCCGGGAAGGTCGGTTTATTTCCGCATGTCTCACATACTTCGTTTCGCATACGGGAAATCCCTGCTTCTATATGCGTATTGTTCCATACATCAAAATGGAATAGCTTCTTGCGCATTGCATCTTTATTCCCCGTTAACCATTTCAGCGCTTCTGCACTTTGATGTGCCGCCGTAATTTGAACAGCAGGCGCAATGATTCCTGACGTATCACACGTTTCATTAACCGACGGTAAAACCGGTAGCAAACAGCGGAAACAAGCTGACTCGCCTGGAATGAATGGAAAAACTGTACCTGAACTGCCTACACACGCACCATAAATCCAGGGAATATCTTTTTTCCATGCAATATCATTTATCAACAGACGCGTTTCAAAGTTATCCGTCGCATCCATGATTAAATCAGCGTCATCAATAATTTGTTCCATAATGGATCCATCCACATGATCAAGCACGGTTACGATTTCAATGTCTTCCCTAATCATTTTCAAACGAGCTTCAGCAGCAACCACTTTTGGTATGCCGTCCCGTGCATCTTTTTCGGTAAACAGCTGTTGTCTTTGCAAGTTAGACGGTTCTACATAATCTCGATCTGCAATCGTCAGTTTTCGCACTCCACCACGGACAAGTGTCTCTGAAACAGCTGAACCTAAAGCTCCACACCCAATGACAACAACGTGGGAAGAACTTAACTTGTCCTGCCCATGTTTACCAATTGGTTTGAACAGCGTTTGCCTTGTATAGCGATTTTCCAATGTCCACTCCTCCTATAAATTGAAGCGAGGGCTACCGGTCTTTACGACCGGATGCCCTCTTAGCCTCGCGGCGTTATATCACTGAATGTGCCGACGTAACGAGTTACATCTCCGGAACCATCCTTCACCGCGCTAATTGACAGCAGTTCAAGGTATTCTTCGCCATTTTTGCGTTTATTCCATATTTCACCTTGCCATAATCCATCTTGACCAATTTGACTCCACATAGACGTGTAGAATTCTTTCGAGTGTCTACCTGAACTGTACATATTCGGATTACTTCCAATCACTTCTTCTTCGGTATATCCTGTCAGCCTTGTAAAAGCAGGATTCACAGACTGAATTGTTCCCGAAGCATCTGTTACAAGAATCCCTTGACCCGTTGAATTGAAGACTTCTGCAGACATGCTAAGTCGATCCATATAATAAAGCCAAATGACAAGGACCAAGCTCGCAAGTGCAACTTGAGAGAATGCCATGAAACCGATTGAATAGGAACCTGTCATCGAATGAATAATGGATAGTAGTAAAGGTGGGAAGAATCCTCCAAGCCCCCCCATCATCGATACAATCCCATTAGCAATTCCAGCTTGTTTGTTGAAGTAAAACGGAACGAGTTTGAAGATTACACCATTACCTATTCCTGCTGCAACAGCAATTAACATACTTCCCGCTGTATATAATGCAATAGTAGGTGAAAACGCGAGAATAATAGCCGCAAATGTAAGTCCCGCAAAGACACCCATCAATAAGAACAACGGTTGGAATTTGTCAGCAAGCCATCCTCCGACCGGGCGCAGGAATGTTGCCACTGCAATGAAACCCGCAGTCCGCATTCCTGCATCCACTTTTTCCAGTTCGAAGTACGTGACCAAAAAGTTCGGTAAAAATATTGTAAATGCAACAAATGAACCGAATGTAATGAAATAAAATAATGAGAAGAACCACAGTTTTTCATTTTTATAAACGCCTTTAATTTGCTCAAGTATCGGTGTTTTCACTTTCACTTCTTGCTTGTCACCAAATATGAAATTCAAGGCCGCGAAGATAAGCAACAGTACGAGATAGAATTTGACGGTCATTGACCAACCGACTTGTGTGGCAATTACCGGTGCAGCAAACGTTGAAATTGCAGTACCCATATTCCCCATACCGTAAATACCATTGACGAGACCATGCTTCTCTTTCGGGTAATACTTAGGTAGCGATGTTACACCCACTGAGAATACAGCCCCCCCGATTCCGAGGAACGTACCGCCAACGATCAAATCCGCGAACGTTGAAGCAGCACTTATGTAAAATACCGGAAACAGGAGTAATATGAAACTCACAAAAAAGATAATTCTTGCGCCAAATATATTTGCATAATAGCCAAGTGGAATTCTAAGGATAGATCCCAAAACGACCGGAACAGCAGTTACAATCGCAAGTTTTTCGGCAGGAATAGCAATATCTTCCCGGATGAATGGCAATAGTGAGGATATGAGTACCCATACCATAAAACCGACTACTAAGTTCGCCGTCTGTAATGGAAGTTGTAATTTTTTATTCATTCAAATCAATCCCATCATTGTATTTTGAATGAAACCGACATTGATTCCCTGCTTTAATTATAATTGAATTAGTTCAGTGTAAAATAGTAGGTAGTCCCCGATAACCTATAAGGGTTTTCCCTACATCTAGCAATCTACATACATATGTTGATCATCCAAAAACAACCAGTAAATAACTTAAGCCAACACTAGGCACTTCGTGTACAGTCACTTTTGGATTGCTTTGGATTGAACGACCTCCAAACGATTATCGAGATATCTTGATGTGTAGGGATGACGAAGTCATTTCTAGCCACATTTGTCCCTCGGTAAAGATGTCATGAATAGTTCTCCTAAATCGGACCGGAAATGATCCAGTGAAAATGGTGTTTTTCAAGCCTTTCTTACCTGTTCTTTATGCAAGAAAATGGTTAATCAATAGATGCGCTATCTACGTTATATATGCTTAAAGAATCGAGGTATATAATTGTTCATAGAGTTTATCCTGCTCTTTGATATTGAGGATATTATTAACCATTAAAAATAGTACAGATTCTTCTTTCACAAAATGAACAGTGATAACCTCAAATGCTTCTGCGGCGTCTTGAACTACCTTCTTCATTTCCTCCAGCGTAAAGTGGTTTACATTACCGCGTGTGTGATGAAGAAAATGACCGATGTAGGCATCAATTTCACCATGTTCTTCCTCCGTTGCATTGACTGGTCCCTGTTCTGAACCGACGTATTGGGCAAGCATTGGGAACAAAAATTCTTCTTCTTTGTCTGTATGATTCTTTAACGGTTCAATGAAATCAACGATGAGTTTCCGAAGTGACTTCAGTGCTTCATGGCCTTCTTTGACAGTATAGATATCCCGTTCAAAAGCCAGAACAATTGTATGCCAGCCACTCATTAAATACTCTAAATAGCGATGTTCATTTTCAAGCACACGTAAAGCTGGTAAGTCGAACTTGAACTTTTGTGCCTCAGCCATTTGAAACACACCTTTCTGCTAAAAGTTTAATAGTTTTTTACGTAACGCATATTCAACGAGTTCAGGCCTGCTTTTCAACTGTAGTTTTTCCATAATCCTAGCTTTGTGCGCTTCGACAGTCTTAACAGAAATATATAGTTTCTCTGCAATTTCTTTGTTTCCAAACCCTTTTGCCGCAAGCGGAAGAACTTCAATTTCGCGTTTTGTTAAGATCTTGAAAGGATCATCTTCAACCACTTCCGTGCCCTTTTTAACAAATTCACGGACAAGTGAAGTGGTCATAGCAGGATGAATATACGTATCACCGGCGTGAACTGTACGTATTGCGGCAAGTAATTCACCATCGGGCGCATTTTTTAGAACATAGCCCGATGCTCCATTTTTTAACACATGAAATAAATATTCTTCATCATCATGCATTGTCAAAATAAGAATTTTTGTTTCTGGAAAATCTTCATTAATTTTACCGGTAGCAATTAGACCGCTCTCTCCGGGAGGCATGCTTAAATCCAACAGCAATACATCTGGTCGGTACTTTGCGACTAAAGCATATGCTTCTAGACCATCTGCGGCAGTGGCAACGACTTCCATATCACTTTGGAAATTCAGGATATGCATAAATCCACTACGAACGACGGCGTGGTCATCCGCAATAATTATTTTCATTTGTTATCCTCCCCTTCCTCAGACGCTCTAAGTGGGATTTCCAATCGTACAGAAGTACCTTTACCAATACTCGATTGAATAACGAACTGGCCATTCACCAGTTCTGCTCGTTCTCTCATTCCATAAAGGCCAAGACCTGTACCAATTGGATTGATTTTATTTTTATCAAATCCTGCACCCTTATCATTCACACTCAATTCAAGGTTTCCTGAACGTTCAAACAACCGAACGAAAACTTCATCCGTTTCTGCATACTTAAGCGCATTGAGAATGGACTCCTGGCAAATCCGATAGACAACTGTCTCAATTTCACCTTCATATCTTTTAGCTTCAAGTTCAGCAGTAAAATGAACGATTAATCCATAATTTTTCTCAATCCATTTAAAATGTGTCCTAAAAGCAGCTTCGAGGCCAAGGTCATCTAAAGTAGCTGGTCGTAACTCAACAGACAAGTGACGAATATCATCCAGTAAACGCATCAATGAGCCTTCCGCTTGTTGAATCTTTTTGAGTACTTCAGAATCGACATTCATGTATTTCAACACACGCAAGTCAACAAGGGAACTTAACATTTCCTGGGCTACGCTATCATGTAATTCCCTCGACAACCTCTTGCGTTCATCTTCTTGTGCTTTAATGACATTTTTCATCATGGTTTTCTCGTTAAGTGTTTCTTGTGTCTTGTACTGCTTCGTCAAATCTCTCAGCATGAAGACACGAATTCCATTTTCCTCATCGATGGTCTGATAACTTGCCGTGTACGGAGTTATTCCTTTGCCTTGCGTATCTAGGTAAACTTGAAATGAACTGAAATCTTTTTGTGGACTTACCAAATAGCAGGATAGGCATGTCTGAAGTTCCGATTCACTTGTATACCCTTTACAAGACATGCAAATTGCTTTTACATCTCCCGCAATCATTCCATCCAGTACTTCCGCACCTATAATAAGTTCCGCTGTACTATTCATAGCAATTACTTTTCCAGCTGAGTCAAAAAAGAAGATGGCCTCAGCTGAATTGTCGTACATTTTCATTAACAAGTCTGTCAACTGAAAACTCCCGATTTGCATCACTGTTTTACCATCTCCTTATTATAATACGGACCGAATCTCAGGCCGACATGATTTATAAAGCCTGAAAATTCTTCTGCAGTCATCCTTTTTCCCTCTCGATAAGCTACAAGTAACACACCATGGACACGATTATATTTATAAAGAGGTATCGCTCCAAAACTTTTTAAGTCTTCTGCAACAATAATTGGATAGTTAAACAGATCCATTGAATCAAGTTCCAGGTCTCTATCGTGAACAAAAAATGGTTTTCCTGATTTAAAAACATGCCCTGCAACACCTTTTCCAGTTTGCAAAGTGATACGTTTATATCGGTTGCTACGATTGCCTGTTACGTATTTCCATTTCTGGACGAAACGCATTTCCGCTGACTCAACAAGAGCCAGAGCGACAAAGTCGAAACCAAAAATCGATTGTAACCGTTCTATTTCTTGCTGATAATCAAATCTTAATTGTTCATCCATTGCTATTTCTCCCTATATAGAAAAAAGGCAAAGCTGCCTTTTTTCGTTCATTAGTTTTCACGGTGCCTTCTATACAGGATATAGCTTCTTCCTACATAATTCAACGGTACACTCCAGACGTGAACCAATCTGGTAAACGGCCACATTGCAAAAATGAGGAACCCAGATAAAACATGAAGCTGAAATGCCAGTGGTACACCTATCATATAGGCACCTTCCGGTCGAAAAATCAGCAAGGAACGGAACCATATTGAAATTGAACTTCGGTAATCAAATTCTGGCTGTGTAATACTAGTTGCAATTACACTGTACATACCGATGAATACGATGAACAGCAATAGAGAGTTGACGATTAAGTCTGATGCAGATGACAACTTACGTACGCTTTTTAATGCAAAACGGCGATATGTTAAAATAAACATCCCCGCAAATGTGACGACACCAAAAAATCCTCCACCCCAAACAGCGCCCATATGATACATATGATCACTAACACCAAGTGCTTGCGTCCATTCCTTCGGGACAGCAAGCCCCACGACATGGCCCGCTATTACAGGCATGATGCCAATATGGAACAGTAAACTACCTATCATCAGTTGTTTCTTTTCTATAAATTCACTTGATTTTGCAGTCCAGCCAAACTGGTCGTTCCGGTATCTGAAAATATGCCCTACAACAAATGTTGCCATACACAGATAAGGGAAAATGACCCATAGAAATTGATTAGCCATTTGTAGGCGCCTCCTGACGAGCACATGACTTAAAGGTTACCCTCATCCCCTTAATTAGATGGAAATAGGGACTATTATATTTCTCCAGCGCTTTTAACAGATGATATGTTCCGTCTTCCAAAACAGCGAGTAACATACCAAAACTTTGTTCTGCCCTCGGGTCACCTATCCATTCGCATGCGTAGATAAATTCACACATAAGCGGCAAGAAGTCGGAAAGTTCACCGTCTGGCATATTCAGGCCAAACATTTCATAAAGCACTTTTAATTTAGCAAGCATTTGACCGCGATCTTTCGCATCCTGATACTTTACGTAAGTCATGAACAGCGTTGAATCCGTTTGGAAATCAAACGTATATGTATACATTTCCTGGATATCATCAAAGCTGTAGTCATGCATTAACTCCCAGTAAGTTTTAATATGCACATACGCCGGATGGGAAGAGTCAACTGACTCTTCCATGACTGACGGATGAAAGTTTATCTTTTCCGGGTACGTAAGTTGCTGTGCGAAGAAGCCAAATGTGTGTTTTTCGTTATACAGCTTCTGCAGATCAATCACGCCAAATCCCCCCGTAAAAGTTCTCTTCGTAAATTTCTTTACCTGACTTCACTTGTGGTTGTGTACCACAACCATCACAGCTACTATCTTCTTGTTTTATACCTGCGTAGTTGTATGGACTTTCTGAAGTACCCATACTGTAGTCGCCCATTTCCACATAGCCTTCAGATCCTTGTGAACGGTATGCATTCATATGACCTTCTTTATGTGCTGTCGGGATAACAAAGCGATCTTCGTACTTTGCAATCGCCAGAAGTCTGTACATTGACTTCGTTTGATGAGCAGTCAGACCGACACGTTCTAGACGTGATTCATCGAATTCTTTACCAGATGACATGGCACGCATGTATGAACGCATCATTGCCATTCTTTGCAGTGCACCTTTCACTGTTTCGGTATCTCCTGCTGTAAGCATATTTGCGAGATACTGAATCGGAATACGCATTTCCTCAATTGCTGGGAAAATCATATCAGGATTCTTAATCGAGTCTTTACCTTCAAAATAGTTCATGATTGGGCTCAATGGCGGGACATACCATACCATCGGCAACGTGCGGTATTCAGGGTGAAGCGGGAAGGCAAGTTTATATTCAATTGCTAGTTTATAAACCGGTGAATTTTGTGCGCCTTCAATCCATTCTTCGGAAATACCATCTTTTCTAGCCTGAGCAATAACTTCCGGATCATTTGGATCGAGGAATAAATCAATTTGCGCTTTGTACAAATCTTTTTCGTTCGGTGTAGAAGCCGCTTCTAAAACGCGATCTGCGTCATATAAAAGAACACCAAGATAACGGATTCTGCCTGTACACGTTTCAGAACAAACCGTTGGTAGTCCCGACTCAATCCTCGGGAAACAGAATGTACATTTCTCGGCTTTATTTGTTTTCCAGTTAAAGTAGACTTTCTTGTATGGACAACCGGTCATGCAATAACGCCAGCCTCGACACGCTTCTTGGTCTACGAGGACGATTCCATCTTCATCGCGTTTGTAGATGGCGCCTGATGGACAGGATGCCACACAACTCGGATTGAGACAGTGCTCACAGAGTCTTGGCAAGTACATCATAAATGCTTGTTCAAAGTTAAATTTAATTTCTTCTTCTATCTTTTCAATATTAGGATCCATTGGTCCCGTAATGTGAGCCCCAGCAAGTTGGTCTTCCCAGTTTGGGCCCCATTCTAGATCAATGTATTCTCCTGTCACAACAGACTTTGCACGAGCAACGGGCGTATGTTTACTGTCTGGTGCCGAAGTCAGTTTTTCATAGTCATATGTCCATGGTTCGTAATAGTCCTTCATTTCAGGCATATCCGGGTTATAGAAAATCTTCCCTAGAGCAATTTTTGATAGCTTCGAACCGGATTTCAATTCGAGTTTACCTTTTTTATTAATTTGCCATCCGCCTTTATAAAGCTCCTGGTCTTCCCAGCGTTTTGGATAGCCTATCCCCGGTTTTGTTTCGACGTTATTAAACCACATATACTCTGCACCTTCACGGTTTGTCCACGTCGTTTTACACGTAACACTACATGTATGGCAGCCAATACATTTATCCAGATTCATTACCATTGCAACTTGTGCTTTAATTTTCAAGCCAGTTTACCTCCTTCATCTTACGGACTGCAACGTACTCATCTCGCTGATTTCCGATTGGTCCGTAGTAGTTGAATCCGTAACTGAGTTGCGCATAGCCGCCAACCATTTGCGTCGGTTTCATGTGAATTCGCGTCGGCGCGTTATGGCTTCCGCCTCGTTCCTCTGAAATTTCAGAGCCTGGTACTTGAATATGCTTGTCTTGCGCGTGATACATGAACATGGTTCCTTTAGGTATTCTGTGACTGACTACGGCACGTGCAGTAACAACACCGTTTCGGTTGTAAACTTCAAGCCATTGGTTGTCGTCAATACCATGCTCTTCGGCATTTTCACTGGAAATCCAGACAGTCGGTCCCCCACGGAATAACGTCAGCATATGCTGGTTGTCCTGGTACGTCGTGTGGATATTCCATTTACCATGCGGCGTCAAATACCTAAGTACAAGTGAATCTTGACCGCCTATGATTTTTTTGTCTCGCGGTCCGAATACCATTGGTGGAAGCGTCGGTTTGTAAACGGGTAGACCTTCTCCGAAATCCAGGAATAATTCATGGTCAATGTAGAAGTGCTGTCTTCCGGTCAATGTCCTGAACGGAACCAGTCGTTCGATATTTGTCGTAAAAGGCGAGTAACGGCGCCCGAGTTTATTCGAACCGGAGAATACTGGTGTCGGTATGACTTCACGCGGCTGTGCAGTAATGCTTGCAAACGTGAAGCGCTCTGCCGCGCGATCGGCTGAAATATCTTTCAGTTCAACGCCGGTATCTGCTTCTACTGCTACGAAAGCCTTTTGAGAAACGCGACCATTCGTTGCAGAAGATAGTGTCAGCATTGCTTCTGCCGCATGTTTTGCTGTGTGCAGTTTAGGCAATCCGTTTTTGATAGATTCATCGAAATAGGTGCCGTTGATGCCCTTCATCATTTCATATTCATCGGCTACAGAAAAACTGACGCCGTGCGCTCCCACTTTACCAGTAGATAATAATGGTCCAAGCGTGACGTATTTATCATAAATTTGTGTATAATCACGTTCGACAATTGTCATAGCTGGCATTGTTTTACCCGGTATCGCTTCAACTTCACCTTTTTTCCAGTCCTTCACTTCGCCATAAGGCTGAGCAATTTCCTGGATAGAATCATGCGCAAGTGGCGAAGTTACAAGGTCTTTATAAACGCCTGGAAGATGAACTTTTGCCATTTCCGAGAATGTTTCCGCAAGTGCGCGGTAAATATCCCAATCAGAACGAGATTCCCAAAGCGGGTCAACTGCTGGGTTGAACGGGTGAACAAATGGATGCATATCTGTTGAAGAAAGATCGTGTTTCTCATACCAAGTTGCTGCTGGAAGAACGACATCTGCGTACAACGGAGTTGTTGTCATTCTGAAATCCAGTGCCACAAGAAGATCGAGTTTTCCTTCCACATCATCGCGCCAAACAATTTCTTCAGGCTTAACATCTTCATTTGGTGTTGCAAGCAGAGCGTGGGAAGCGCCGAATAAATGTTTCATAAAGTATTCCTGACCTTTTGCAGAACTCGACACTAAGTTGGAGCGCCAAACAAATAGAGAACGCGGGAAGTTTTCCGGTGCATCCGGATCTTCAATTGCAAATTTTGTTTCGCCTGACTTGATTTGTTCCAGTGTATAATTAACGATTTCCTGTGTTGTTGTTTTTCCTTCTTTGGCTGCCTCTTCTGCAAACGTCAGGCTGTTCTTGTTGAACTGAGGGTAAGATGGCAACCAACCAAGTCGTGCAGCCAAGACGTTATAGTCTGCAGGATGCTGATAGCGGGCTTTTCCGCCTGTCGGTGACATAAGAAGATCCGCGCCCATTTCCTCGTACTTCCATTGATCAGTTGCAAAATAGAAATAAGATGTCGCGTTTTGAAGTCGCGCCGGCGCTTGCCAGTCACGTGCAAATGCGATTGTGCTCCACCCTTCAATCGGACGGCATTTTTCTTGACCAACGTAATGGGCCCAGCCACCACCATTAACGCCTTGACAACCAGTTAACATAACGAGGTTAAGGATCGATCTATAAATGGTGTCACTGTTAAACCAGTGGTTAATACCTGCACCCATAATAATCATCGAACGGCCGCCTGTTTCAAGCGCATTATGTGCAAATTCCCGCGC from the Sporosarcina psychrophila genome contains:
- a CDS encoding GAF domain-containing protein, translating into MDEQLRFDYQQEIERLQSIFGFDFVALALVESAEMRFVQKWKYVTGNRSNRYKRITLQTGKGVAGHVFKSGKPFFVHDRDLELDSMDLFNYPIIVAEDLKSFGAIPLYKYNRVHGVLLVAYREGKRMTAEEFSGFINHVGLRFGPYYNKEMVKQ
- the narI gene encoding respiratory nitrate reductase subunit gamma gives rise to the protein MANQFLWVIFPYLCMATFVVGHIFRYRNDQFGWTAKSSEFIEKKQLMIGSLLFHIGIMPVIAGHVVGLAVPKEWTQALGVSDHMYHMGAVWGGGFFGVVTFAGMFILTYRRFALKSVRKLSSASDLIVNSLLLFIVFIGMYSVIATSITQPEFDYRSSISIWFRSLLIFRPEGAYMIGVPLAFQLHVLSGFLIFAMWPFTRLVHVWSVPLNYVGRSYILYRRHREN
- a CDS encoding hemerythrin domain-containing protein, with protein sequence MAEAQKFKFDLPALRVLENEHRYLEYLMSGWHTIVLAFERDIYTVKEGHEALKSLRKLIVDFIEPLKNHTDKEEEFLFPMLAQYVGSEQGPVNATEEEHGEIDAYIGHFLHHTRGNVNHFTLEEMKKVVQDAAEAFEVITVHFVKEESVLFLMVNNILNIKEQDKLYEQLYTSIL
- a CDS encoding sensor histidine kinase, producing the protein MQIGSFQLTDLLMKMYDNSAEAIFFFDSAGKVIAMNSTAELIIGAEVLDGMIAGDVKAICMSCKGYTSESELQTCLSCYLVSPQKDFSSFQVYLDTQGKGITPYTASYQTIDEENGIRVFMLRDLTKQYKTQETLNEKTMMKNVIKAQEDERKRLSRELHDSVAQEMLSSLVDLRVLKYMNVDSEVLKKIQQAEGSLMRLLDDIRHLSVELRPATLDDLGLEAAFRTHFKWIEKNYGLIVHFTAELEAKRYEGEIETVVYRICQESILNALKYAETDEVFVRLFERSGNLELSVNDKGAGFDKNKINPIGTGLGLYGMRERAELVNGQFVIQSSIGKGTSVRLEIPLRASEEGEDNK
- a CDS encoding ThiF family adenylyltransferase, with translation MENRYTRQTLFKPIGKHGQDKLSSSHVVVIGCGALGSAVSETLVRGGVRKLTIADRDYVEPSNLQRQQLFTEKDARDGIPKVVAAEARLKMIREDIEIVTVLDHVDGSIMEQIIDDADLIMDATDNFETRLLINDIAWKKDIPWIYGACVGSSGTVFPFIPGESACFRCLLPVLPSVNETCDTSGIIAPAVQITAAHQSAEALKWLTGNKDAMRKKLFHFDVWNNTHIEAGISRMRNEVCETCGNKPTFPALHRAEDTGYAVLCGRGTVQIIPNANRTLTIEDGETVAKRLGSPYKVTPFFVEFNADSYRCILFGNGRLLIHGLKDIKIGRKLYHQFFG
- a CDS encoding MogA/MoaB family molybdenum cofactor biosynthesis protein, which codes for MSHLNESDKEKKLTFCVLTTSDTRNVSNDRSGWTIRQKLESAGHHVFETWLCQDDAMEIESIVEEWLRNPNVHGIISTGGTGIGFRDVTIETVSTYFTKTIDGFGELFRYLSYTEDVGSKALLSRAAAGVVKEKVFFALPGSVKAVELAMDKLILPEIHHIVHELTKHLED
- the narH gene encoding nitrate reductase subunit beta, with the protein product MKIKAQVAMVMNLDKCIGCHTCSVTCKTTWTNREGAEYMWFNNVETKPGIGYPKRWEDQELYKGGWQINKKGKLELKSGSKLSKIALGKIFYNPDMPEMKDYYEPWTYDYEKLTSAPDSKHTPVARAKSVVTGEYIDLEWGPNWEDQLAGAHITGPMDPNIEKIEEEIKFNFEQAFMMYLPRLCEHCLNPSCVASCPSGAIYKRDEDGIVLVDQEACRGWRYCMTGCPYKKVYFNWKTNKAEKCTFCFPRIESGLPTVCSETCTGRIRYLGVLLYDADRVLEAASTPNEKDLYKAQIDLFLDPNDPEVIAQARKDGISEEWIEGAQNSPVYKLAIEYKLAFPLHPEYRTLPMVWYVPPLSPIMNYFEGKDSIKNPDMIFPAIEEMRIPIQYLANMLTAGDTETVKGALQRMAMMRSYMRAMSSGKEFDESRLERVGLTAHQTKSMYRLLAIAKYEDRFVIPTAHKEGHMNAYRSQGSEGYVEMGDYSMGTSESPYNYAGIKQEDSSCDGCGTQPQVKSGKEIYEENFYGGIWRD
- a CDS encoding MFS transporter; its protein translation is MNKKLQLPLQTANLVVGFMVWVLISSLLPFIREDIAIPAEKLAIVTAVPVVLGSILRIPLGYYANIFGARIIFFVSFILLLFPVFYISAASTFADLIVGGTFLGIGGAVFSVGVTSLPKYYPKEKHGLVNGIYGMGNMGTAISTFAAPVIATQVGWSMTVKFYLVLLLIFAALNFIFGDKQEVKVKTPILEQIKGVYKNEKLWFFSLFYFITFGSFVAFTIFLPNFLVTYFELEKVDAGMRTAGFIAVATFLRPVGGWLADKFQPLFLLMGVFAGLTFAAIILAFSPTIALYTAGSMLIAVAAGIGNGVIFKLVPFYFNKQAGIANGIVSMMGGLGGFFPPLLLSIIHSMTGSYSIGFMAFSQVALASLVLVIWLYYMDRLSMSAEVFNSTGQGILVTDASGTIQSVNPAFTRLTGYTEEEVIGSNPNMYSSGRHSKEFYTSMWSQIGQDGLWQGEIWNKRKNGEEYLELLSISAVKDGSGDVTRYVGTFSDITPRG
- a CDS encoding response regulator, whose protein sequence is MKIIIADDHAVVRSGFMHILNFQSDMEVVATAADGLEAYALVAKYRPDVLLLDLSMPPGESGLIATGKINEDFPETKILILTMHDDEEYLFHVLKNGASGYVLKNAPDGELLAAIRTVHAGDTYIHPAMTTSLVREFVKKGTEVVEDDPFKILTKREIEVLPLAAKGFGNKEIAEKLYISVKTVEAHKARIMEKLQLKSRPELVEYALRKKLLNF
- the narJ gene encoding nitrate reductase molybdenum cofactor assembly chaperone, yielding MIDLQKLYNEKHTFGFFAQQLTYPEKINFHPSVMEESVDSSHPAYVHIKTYWELMHDYSFDDIQEMYTYTFDFQTDSTLFMTYVKYQDAKDRGQMLAKLKVLYEMFGLNMPDGELSDFLPLMCEFIYACEWIGDPRAEQSFGMLLAVLEDGTYHLLKALEKYNSPYFHLIKGMRVTFKSCARQEAPTNG